In a single window of the Papaver somniferum cultivar HN1 chromosome 8, ASM357369v1, whole genome shotgun sequence genome:
- the LOC113306276 gene encoding uncharacterized protein LOC113306276, producing the protein MDPAFPPLSGSSKPSIVPKNLNTSSSENTLKPKSNWSGAAGRSRTILPSSSADLCYRPPVLVDGRLLPYIQVKGAIEKAWNLKGELSMTVHEEKAFILKFTLEEDRITALEHGPMFISHTLFIVIRWEPFIEQQLENIQAIPVWMTIRKVPVYVFNSTGLSFIASVVGKPLLQDGPTAARTRMSFARVYVEINPKSVLKKEITVVFDDGYKCTVDADYAWKPAQCPSCSTFCYSEARCPKKVREQPTPTSTAFYAPKPKSNVATSSDPMRTQNSESTPPTEGS; encoded by the exons ATGGATCCAGCCTTCCCTCCCCTTTCTGGTTCTTCTAAACCCTCAATAGTCCCAAAAAATCTTAACACTTCTTCATCAGAAAACACCCTAAAACCTAAATCTAATTGGAGTGGAGCAGCTGGTAGATCGAGAACAATTCTCCCAAGTTCATCGGCTGATTTGTGTTATCGCCCACCAGTATTGGTTGACG GTCGTCTTCTTCCTTACATTCAAGTGAAGGGAGCAATAGAGAAAGCGTGGAATCTTAAGGGTGAACTTTCCATGACAGTACATGAAGAGAAAGCCTTCATTCTAAAATTTACTTTGGAAGAAGATAGAATCACAGCTCTTGAACATGGCCCAATGTTCATCTCTCACACCCTTTTCATAGTCATAAGATGGGAACCTTTCATTGAGCAACAACTAGAGAACATTCAAGCTATACCAGTTTGGATGACCATCAGAAAAGTTCCAGTATATGTTTTCAACTCTACAGGGCTAAGCTTCATAGCTTCTGTTGTAGGGAAACCTCTGCTCCAAGATGGACCAACGGCGGCAAGAACTAGAATGTCTTTTGCTCGTGTTTATGTAGAAATAAACCCCAAATCTGTACTCAAGAAGGAGATCACAGTCGTGTTTGATGATGGGTATAAATGCACTGTTGATGCTGATTATGCTTGGAAACCAGCCCAATGCCCAAGTTGTTCGACCTTTTGTTACAGTGAAGCTCGATGCCCAAAGAAGGTTAGGGAACAACCAACTCCCACCTCAACTGCATTCTATGCTCCCAAACCTAAATCCAATGTTGCAACTTCAAGTGATCCAATGCGCACGCAAAATTCAGAGTCTACACCTCCCACAGAAGGCTCATAA
- the LOC113303631 gene encoding protein PGR gives MEIQQLVVAVILSSLIAIRAYKRKSLDGSGAIAGFLIMSGHIAIGYRFGALILVFFFTSSKLTKVGEDKKRSIDAEFKEGGQRNWIQVLANSGIAMVLLVILGKMSGWQDKCLDSQESSLITCLIGGVIGHYACCNGDTWSSEIGMLSNGQPRLITTFKPVRKGTNGAVTTTGLLAAAAAGTVVGLTFVISGYFTTKCSSDVALKQLLVIPLAAIAGLGGSVIDSLLGATMQFSGFCTVRNKVVANPGPTVKRISGLSILDNNAVNLVSILLTTLLTAIACLYIF, from the exons ATGGAGATTCAACAATTGGTAGTCGCTGTGATTCTCTCATCGTTAATCGCAATTAGAGCTTACAAAAGAAAATCCCTTGATGGATCGGGTGCAATTGCTGGGTTTCTAATCATGTCTGGCCATATTGCAATTGGATACAG GTTTGGAGCTTTAATACTTGTGTTCTTCTTTACTTCGTCTAAACTtacaaaagttggagaagacAAGAAGAGAAGTATTGATGCTGAGTTTAAAGAAGGGGGGCAAAGAAATTG GATTCAAGTTCTAGCGAATAGCGGAATTGCAATGGTTTTGCTTGTGATTCTTGGGAAAATGTCAGGATGGCAAGACAAGTGCTTAGATTCACAAGAGTCGTCACTTATTACATGCCTTATTGGTGGTGTAATTGGACATTATGCTTGCTGTAATGGAGATACTTGGTCATCTGAGATTGGGATGCTTAGCAATGGTCAGCCACGCCTAATTACAACTTTCAAG CCAGTTCGAAAGGGTACAAATGGTGCAGTGACAACTACAGGATTAttagcagctgcagcagcaggcACTGTTGTTGGGTTGACATTTGTTATCTCTGGATACTTTACAACGAAATGCTCGTCTGACGTAGCACTGAAGCAGTTATTGGTAATACCTCTTGCTGCAATTGCGGGATTAGGCGGAAGTGTGATAGACTCTTTGTTGGGGGCAACAATGCAATTTAGCGGGTTTTGCACCGTCAGAAACAAG GTGGTGGCAAATCCTGGACCCACAGTGAAGAGGATATCTGGACTAAGCATCCTGGACAACAATGCCGTGAACCTGGTTTCAATATTGCTAACTACACTCCTAACTGCCATTGCCTGCCTTTACATTTTCTGA
- the LOC113306274 gene encoding uncharacterized protein LOC113306274 — MAWMECFKDSIAEFLTNGIYDHSPMVINTFADKGTCPKAFRYFNTWADEPDFFEVMEAAWNIPVQGTSMYKFVTKLKNVKMHLIAWRKSKFTQFSAQVSAAKQNMENTQRSLQINPFCPTTINEERAAVTDFANKARHEEAMKKQQSRVQWLKLGDNNTPFFHKSILERRARNKILILHDDNGNRLSTDADIANECVTYYKTMFGQQASTPIDINAWDQVDLHQTITEEDAAALEHSVTADEIVYGISTIDSDKAPGPDGFSSHFFKSCWRILGADFINAINSCFSSAKLLGEVNATLLTLIPKIPHASSLNEFRPIACCNVMYKCITKILTVRSKHIVKYLVSPCQSAFISGRSIQDNIMLAHELLRNYHRDNEIPLPSKVHQMVAMCITTPRFSIMVNGSAYGYIQGKRGIRQGCPLSTYLFVLLMELFNSLMLQQVQSGFYTLHPKCKDPTITHLCFADDLLVFMNEDIKSARSLATALCTFSARTGLVVNNNKSNIFLSSVDSVTEFGIKTVLGFEPGSLPVRYLGLPLLSTRLSHADCAPLVDHVITRIQSWKANTLSYVGRILLIKAVLSSMLVFWTACFVLPKKTIKALNTIFRNFLWACIDLTYKHPSVNWTIIFMSFKEGGLGIRCIATTNTTANLRHIWDIVSKKDTIWVNWVYKNLIKNKYFWYLKTPSDRSWCWRRILVHREAARQFILHLIGNGNGTKLWKDRWLPYDTLYNHFSPQLAYDSYHHIDATVSSCLTNVQWSLSPNISNDLTNFTEAMHEVKTDPLLEDRLVWTTSKNGEFSTIIWNILLRKLGLRGIRHTDLDQQIGWCVQNLKGNKDVGIIRKLTYNAFIYHIWWERNRRIFTQKSLTHELVYDKIIEEVEIKLFDTAIIMPDNPESRDLTNAWRCDTRFLTAAHMEVPWLKPAEDEVAVNTDGSMADSDAGYGSIIRDHNGTPLDAVAGSPTPLSITHHELQGVEAGFKLVVTKGHSKVSLRTDSMTVATYLLSYDPKPPWHCHHVWESIQRYRALLAEVTILHNYRETNRAADALASSKPSGVFIIIDPTNFDEKLKRIIEEDASGKLYKRIR, encoded by the exons ATGGCTTGGATGGAGTGTTTCAAAGATTCAATTGCAGAATTCCTTACTAATGGCATCTATGATCATTCCCCTATGGTCATCAACACTTTTGCAGATAAAGGAACATGCCCTAAGGCATTCAGATATTTCAACACTTGGGCTGATGAGCCTGACTTTTTTGAGGTTATGGAGGCTGCTTGGAACATTCCTGTTCAAGGTACCTCCATGTACAAGTTTGTAACAAAACTCAAGAATGTGAAAATGCATCTTATAGCTTGGAGGAAAAGCAAGTTCACCCAATTCAGTGCTCAAGTGTCTGCTGCAAAACAAAATATGGAAAACACTCAAAGATCCCTTCAAATCAACCCTTTCTGTCCTACAACGATCAATGAAGAAAGAGCTGCTGTCACAGACTTTGCTAACAAAGCAAGGCATGAAGAAGCTATGAAGAAACAACAGTCCAGGGTACAATGGCTTAAACTTGGGGACAACAACACTCCTTTCTTCCACAAATCTATTCTAGAGAGGAGGGCAAGGAACAAAATTTTGATTCTGCATGATGACAATGGGAATCGGCTCTCAACTGATGCTGACATAGCTAATGAATGTGTCACCTATTACAAAACAATGTTTGGGCAACAAGCATCCACCCCCATTGACATCAATGCTTGGGACCAAGTAGATCTTCATCAAACTATTACTGAGGAGGATGCTGCTGCTCTAGAACACAGTGTCACTGCCGATGAGATTGTATATGGAATATCAACCATTGACTCAGATAAAGCCCCAGGGCCAGATGGGTTCTCTTCCCACTTCTTCAAGAGCTGCTGGAGAATCTTAGGAGCAGACTTCATCAATGCCATTAATAGCTGCTTCTCAAGTGCTAAACTGCTGGGAGAGGTGAATGCTACACTCCTCACTCTTATTCCCAAAATACCTCATGCCTCTTCTCTTAATGAATTTAGACCAATTGCTTGTTGCAATGTCATGTACAAATGCATCACTAAGATACTGACTGTCAGAAGCAAGCATATAGTGAAATACTTGGTTAGCCCTTGCCAGTCTGCTTTCATTTCAGGGAGGTCCATCCAAGACAATATCATGCTAGCTCATGAACTCTTAAGGAACTATCATAGAGACAATG AAATTCCACTTCCCTCCAAAGTTCATCAAATGGTGGCAATGTGCATCACTACTCCCAGGTTTTCCATTATGGTCAATGGGTCTGCTTATGGTTATATTCAAGGTAAAAGGGGAATTAGGCAAGGATGCCCCCTCTCTACGTACCTCTTTGTTTTGCTTATGGAATTATTCAACTCCTTAATGCTGCAACAAGTTCAATCTGGCTTTTACACCCTGCATCCTAAGTGCAAAGACCCCACTATCACCCATCTCTGCTTTGCAGATGATCTTCTAGTGTTCATGAATGAAGATATTAAGTCTGCTAGATCTTTGGCCACTGCCCTTTGTACCTTCTCTGCCAGAACTGGGTTAGTtgtcaacaacaacaagagcaacatTTTCTTATCTTCAGTTGATAGTGTGACAGAGTTTGGCATTAAAACAGTTCTTGGTTTTGAACCTGGCTCCCTCCCAGTCAGATACCTTGGATTACCACTCTTGTCTACTAGGCTTTCACATGCTGACTGTGCTCCCCTTGTAGACCATGTTATTACTAGAATCCAATCATGGAAGGCAAATACTCTTTCTTATGTTGGGAGGATCTTACTTATCAAGGCAGTTCTAAGCAGTATGCTTGTTTTCTGGACAGCTTGCTTTGTCCTTCCTAAGAAAACTATAAAGGCTCTTAACACTATCTTCAGAAACTTTCTTTGGGCTTGTATTGATCTCACTTACAAGCACCCATCTGTAAATTGGACTATTATTTTCATGTCATTCAAAGAGGGTGGGCTTGGCATCAGATGCATAGCTACCACAAACACAACTGCCAACCTCAGACATATCTGGGACATTGTCAGTAAGAAAGACACCATCTGGGTTAACTGGGTCTACAAGAACCTCATCAAAAACAAATATTTCTGGTACCTAAAGACTCCATCTGACCGCTCTTGGTGTTGGAGAAGGATCTTAGTGCATAGAGAGGCTGCAAGACAATTTATTCTCCACTTAATTGGCAATGGGAATGGAACCAAGCTCTGGAAGGACAGATGGCTCCCATATGATACCCTTTATAACCATTTTTCTCCTCAACTAGCTTATGATTCTTACCACCATATTGATGCTACTGTGAGCAGCTGTTTAACCAATGTACAATGGTCCTTATCTCCTAATATTTCAAATGATCTCACAAACTTCACTGAAGCTATGCATGAAGTGAAGACAGATCCCTTGTTGGAAGATAGGCTAGTGTGGACAACCAGTAAGAATGGAGA ATTCTCCACCATTATTTGGAACATATTATTAAGAAAGTTGGGGCTAAGAGGGATAAGACACACAGATTTGGATCAACAAATTGGCTGGTGTGTGCAAAATCTCAAAGGGAACAAGGATGTTGGCATCATCAGGAAATTAACATATAATGCTTTCATCTACCACATCTGGTGggaaagaaatagaagaatattTACTCAGAAAAGCTTAACCCATGAACTTGTTTATGATAAAATCATTGAGGAGGTGGAAATTAAACTTTTTGATACTGCCATCATCATGCCAGACAACCCAGAAAGTAGAGATTTAACCAATGCTTGGAGGTGTGATACTAGGTTCCTCACTGCAGCCCATATGGAAGTTCCATGGCTGAAACCTGCTGAAGATGAAGTGGCAGTCAATACTGATGGGTCCATGGCTGATTCAGATGCAGGATATGGGTCTATCATCAGAGACCACAATGGTACCCCTCTGGATGCAGTTGCAGGTAGCCCGACCCCCCTCTCCATTACACATCATGAATTACAAGGAGTGGAAGCAGGTTTTAAACTGGTTGTCACAAAAGGTCACTCAAAAGTCTCCCTCAGGACTGACTCCATGACGGTGGCCACCTATCTGCTGAGTTATGACCCCAAACCCCCTTGGCATTGTCATCATGTATGGGAGTCCATCCAGCGCTATAGAGCCTTGCTAGCTGAAGTGACTATATTGCACAATTACAGGGAAACTAACAGAGCTGCTGATGCTTTGGCTAGTTCAAAACCATCTGGAGTTTTTATAATAATTGATCCCACCAATTTTGATGAGAAGCTGAAAAGGATCATAGAAGAAGATGCTTCTGGGAAGCTGTATAAAAGAATTAGATAG